A region from the Irregularibacter muris genome encodes:
- a CDS encoding alanine/glycine:cation symporter family protein: MLAEVLNRISSFLWGTPFLGFVILVGLYFTVGSGFFTLTHFRHIMKKTFGSIFSKEANDIHAGQVTPFEAVCIAIGGCVGSGNIGGVATAIAVGGPGAVFWLWIWAIFGMMVKLVETALGCHYRSKNERGEYFGGSTYFMEKGIGREMGHKFGYVLAVAFGIGFVAQFLGGSQAYTISEILSESFHINMIATTLIYSVILYYVIWKGTPRIAKFSSRAVPFMTTAYLLGGLGLIFINIGNMPGVVYSIFHDAFTGTAAVGGFVGVAVSETIKMGIARSINSNEAGQGPSPLIHGSANTIHPIKQGLWGSFEVFIDTIIVCSVTALSILSTGIWTSGQAGATLTIMAYESAYGRFGTLFIGMMGILFGLTTTSGWFTYYLAIFNHALRYKPILRDKVVKIFKFVFPIPNIIIVSSIVLTGNGPELFWTIVDISLVIPVFTNLLALFILRKKFWALLKDYKARYMGIGKTDPNFYVFYEDDPEVNEVEENIRKKIRLEAERAYGKVKA, encoded by the coding sequence GTGTTGGCGGAAGTATTAAATAGAATAAGTAGTTTCCTTTGGGGAACACCGTTTCTAGGTTTTGTAATTTTAGTAGGATTATATTTTACAGTTGGCTCTGGATTTTTTACATTAACCCATTTTAGGCATATTATGAAAAAGACATTTGGCAGTATATTTAGTAAAGAAGCAAATGATATTCACGCTGGTCAAGTAACACCCTTTGAAGCGGTGTGTATTGCTATTGGTGGTTGTGTAGGCAGTGGGAATATAGGCGGTGTTGCAACGGCTATAGCTGTTGGGGGGCCAGGTGCTGTATTTTGGTTATGGATTTGGGCAATCTTTGGCATGATGGTAAAATTGGTAGAAACGGCATTAGGTTGTCACTATCGCTCAAAAAATGAAAGAGGAGAATATTTTGGCGGTTCTACTTATTTCATGGAAAAGGGTATTGGAAGGGAAATGGGACATAAGTTCGGCTATGTCCTGGCTGTTGCTTTCGGTATTGGATTTGTTGCTCAGTTCCTTGGGGGCTCTCAAGCCTATACTATTTCCGAAATTCTTAGTGAGTCTTTTCATATTAATATGATTGCTACTACATTAATATATTCGGTGATTTTATACTATGTAATTTGGAAGGGCACACCAAGAATTGCAAAATTTTCATCAAGGGCTGTTCCCTTTATGACCACAGCATACCTTTTAGGTGGCCTAGGATTAATTTTTATAAATATTGGGAATATGCCTGGTGTTGTTTATTCAATTTTCCATGATGCTTTTACAGGTACAGCTGCCGTAGGTGGTTTTGTAGGAGTAGCAGTTTCAGAAACTATAAAAATGGGTATTGCTCGTTCTATAAACTCTAATGAAGCAGGTCAAGGACCATCGCCATTAATTCACGGTTCTGCAAATACAATACATCCCATAAAACAGGGACTTTGGGGATCATTTGAAGTGTTTATAGATACGATAATTGTATGTTCTGTTACGGCACTTTCAATTTTATCAACAGGTATTTGGACCAGTGGGCAGGCGGGGGCTACACTGACAATAATGGCTTATGAAAGTGCTTATGGACGTTTTGGAACTCTATTTATAGGTATGATGGGTATTCTTTTTGGTTTAACAACAACATCAGGTTGGTTTACTTATTATTTAGCGATATTTAATCATGCATTAAGATATAAACCTATTTTAAGGGATAAAGTTGTTAAAATTTTTAAGTTTGTATTTCCAATTCCCAATATCATCATTGTATCTTCAATTGTACTAACTGGAAATGGCCCAGAGCTATTTTGGACAATCGTAGATATATCCCTGGTGATTCCGGTATTTACCAACCTTCTAGCTCTTTTTATACTTAGAAAGAAATTCTGGGCACTTCTTAAGGATTATAAGGCACGTTACATGGGAATAGGCAAGACAGATCCGAATTTCTATGTTTTTTATGAGGATGATCCTGAAGTTAATGAAGTAGAAGAAAATATTAGAAAGAAAATTCGTTTAGAGGCTGAAAGGGCTTATGGAAAGGTTAAAGCGTAA
- a CDS encoding aminotransferase class I/II-fold pyridoxal phosphate-dependent enzyme has protein sequence MEFSKASEILYKGRVVKGMDFNKPEAFPLFANTSFTMKSLDEVKEAYKSKYTYVRTGNPNRDSLAEIVSSLECGEDTLIFSSGMGAITTTMLALVKPGDHIICNRNIYGETFDVMVKLLSTFGVETILVDFDDIENVRKAIQPNTKMIYSEVLANPTINVADIPTLAKIAHDHDALLMIDNTFTSPIAIQPISFGADIVINSMTKFMNGHSDAITGSITASSEIIETIRPIRMLCGTPGDPHASWMMIRGIQTIDLRLKKQMANAAKLAKALEDNQYVSKVNHPSLESFPQHELATKLFKSKDTMSGIMSFIIPEDEKKINAFMQKLHFAHYATTLGGLRTTLNHPVTSSHSHMPDEDRRKMGITPGMFRLSVGIEDVDDLITDFMQALQVFGN, from the coding sequence ATGGAATTTTCAAAAGCATCAGAAATTCTTTATAAAGGTAGAGTAGTGAAAGGCATGGATTTTAATAAGCCTGAAGCATTCCCACTTTTTGCGAATACTTCCTTTACCATGAAGAGTTTAGATGAAGTAAAAGAGGCATATAAGTCTAAGTACACCTATGTAAGAACGGGGAATCCCAATCGAGACTCTTTGGCAGAAATCGTATCTTCTTTAGAATGCGGTGAAGATACACTAATATTTTCATCAGGTATGGGGGCGATTACCACCACAATGCTAGCTTTAGTCAAACCAGGAGATCATATTATCTGTAATCGTAATATTTATGGTGAAACATTTGATGTTATGGTAAAGCTCTTGTCTACCTTTGGAGTGGAAACCATCCTTGTTGATTTTGATGATATTGAAAATGTAAGAAAAGCTATTCAACCTAATACAAAAATGATTTATTCAGAAGTGTTAGCTAATCCAACCATCAATGTTGCTGATATCCCTACTTTAGCTAAAATTGCCCATGATCATGATGCCCTTCTTATGATAGACAACACTTTCACATCACCAATTGCCATACAGCCAATATCCTTTGGTGCTGATATTGTTATCAACTCTATGACAAAATTCATGAATGGTCATAGTGATGCAATAACAGGCTCTATTACAGCATCCTCAGAAATTATTGAAACAATTCGTCCCATAAGAATGCTTTGTGGTACACCTGGTGATCCACACGCTTCCTGGATGATGATAAGAGGGATACAGACAATAGATTTAAGGCTAAAAAAACAAATGGCTAACGCTGCTAAACTAGCTAAAGCCTTGGAAGACAATCAATATGTTTCAAAAGTAAATCATCCAAGCCTTGAAAGTTTCCCACAACATGAACTTGCAACGAAGCTTTTCAAATCAAAGGATACCATGAGTGGCATTATGAGCTTTATCATTCCGGAGGATGAGAAAAAAATAAATGCGTTTATGCAAAAACTTCATTTTGCACACTATGCCACTACCCTTGGAGGCTTACGTACAACGCTCAATCATCCTGTAACAAGTTCTCATAGTCATATGCCAGATGAAGATAGAAGAAAAATGGGGATTACACCAGGTATGTTCCGTCTTTCAGTAGGCATTGAAGATGTAGATGATTTAATTACCGACTTTATGCAGGCCCTTCAGGTTTTCGGTAATTAA
- a CDS encoding MerR family transcriptional regulator, producing MTELYSIGEVAKTMGVSVQTLRYYSSIDILHPKHINSLTGYRYYSADQLHFIDRIKYLQKFGLSLKEINNIINNNDITQLLSILEKQETECYKEIIKLHETIDDIEWYKNYFSYIKDNHDNNNEDNNDMGITYTKYFKKRYMVTTKIIQNEPKSNFHIRLHAIKNSKKFKNLKYMRQFSYILDYDSVLEGSLNPLYLGMFIKEPPHFQNCNIMDIPEGNYFCFKARILSESWNPQPIQMFFSKTKEKPVLVLANEYENDLHEYSHCIYEIQILIPNSHPTL from the coding sequence ATGACAGAACTATACTCTATTGGTGAAGTTGCTAAAACTATGGGGGTATCTGTACAGACTTTACGATATTACAGCTCAATTGACATACTGCATCCAAAGCATATTAATTCTTTAACAGGATACCGTTACTACTCTGCGGATCAATTGCATTTTATCGATCGTATTAAATACCTACAGAAATTTGGCTTATCTCTAAAAGAAATCAACAATATCATTAATAACAATGATATCACCCAACTTCTTTCAATATTAGAAAAGCAGGAGACAGAATGCTATAAAGAAATAATCAAGCTTCATGAAACTATTGATGATATTGAATGGTATAAAAATTATTTTTCCTATATAAAGGATAATCATGACAACAATAATGAAGATAATAATGACATGGGGATTACCTATACCAAATATTTTAAAAAACGCTATATGGTTACCACCAAGATTATACAGAACGAACCAAAATCAAATTTTCATATAAGACTTCATGCTATTAAAAATAGTAAAAAGTTTAAGAATCTAAAATATATGCGTCAATTCTCATATATTTTAGACTATGATAGTGTTTTGGAAGGTTCATTAAATCCCCTCTATCTTGGTATGTTTATCAAAGAACCACCGCACTTTCAAAACTGTAATATTATGGACATCCCTGAGGGTAATTATTTTTGTTTTAAGGCGAGAATTTTAAGTGAAAGCTGGAATCCTCAACCTATACAAATGTTTTTTAGTAAAACAAAAGAAAAACCTGTTCTTGTTCTAGCAAATGAATATGAAAATGATCTACATGAATATTCCCATTGTATTTATGAAATACAAATTCTAATCCCAAATTCCCACCCAACTTTATAA
- a CDS encoding DMT family transporter, whose product MKKTSYLYVIFAATLWGGIGVFFKILSGLGFSQMQVVAIRVTSAAIALTLYILIKDPSLLKIKLKDCWCFVGTGIISLVFFNWCYFTAIELTSLAVAAVLMYTSPIFVMLFSTILFKEKINLQKIIALIMTFIGCIFVANIFHSSANNFSAIGILVGIGSGIGYALYSIFGRYAIEKGYHSITISEYTFVFAMIGSLPISGLIKSLPMLVNTQAVTSTLGIGVLCCVFPFILYTKGLSNIENSKAAIMATIEPAVATLLSFFLYGEKLLNSKGIGIFLIFISVLLLNLEPKDNKAIKIKYI is encoded by the coding sequence ATGAAGAAAACATCTTATTTATATGTTATTTTTGCTGCTACACTATGGGGTGGAATAGGGGTGTTTTTTAAAATTCTCAGTGGGCTAGGTTTTTCTCAGATGCAAGTAGTTGCTATTCGTGTCACTAGTGCTGCCATAGCCCTTACACTTTATATTCTTATCAAGGATCCATCCTTGTTAAAAATAAAGTTAAAGGACTGTTGGTGTTTTGTAGGTACAGGCATAATCAGTCTTGTATTTTTTAACTGGTGCTATTTTACAGCAATAGAATTGACAAGTTTAGCTGTCGCAGCCGTTTTAATGTATACTTCCCCTATCTTCGTCATGCTTTTTTCCACTATTTTATTTAAGGAAAAAATAAATCTTCAAAAGATTATTGCACTTATTATGACATTTATAGGCTGTATTTTTGTTGCAAATATCTTCCATTCTAGTGCCAATAACTTTTCAGCCATAGGAATATTAGTCGGTATAGGCTCAGGAATTGGGTATGCTCTATACAGCATTTTTGGAAGATATGCTATTGAAAAAGGATATCACTCTATAACTATTTCTGAATATACTTTTGTCTTTGCTATGATAGGCTCCTTACCGATTAGTGGTTTAATAAAATCCCTGCCTATGTTAGTGAATACACAAGCTGTAACTAGCACCCTTGGCATAGGTGTACTTTGTTGTGTCTTTCCATTTATTTTATATACTAAAGGATTATCTAATATTGAAAACAGTAAGGCTGCTATTATGGCCACTATTGAACCTGCTGTTGCCACACTTCTTAGTTTCTTTCTTTATGGTGAGAAACTATTAAACAGCAAGGGAATAGGGATATTCCTTATATTTATCTCAGTTCTATTGTTAAATTTAGAACCTAAGGATAATAAAGCAATAAAGATTAAGTATATATAA
- a CDS encoding GGDEF domain-containing protein, which yields MKVNILNGVRRIQEIFQEDNIECFIAYAKKTLTGILTKKELIGAHPNRIIADVMSDKYICVDCNIYIWEIKEIFSRNRDIQVLLVEKEEEIIGYVTRTILNVELGQYIDSLTDLYKSDYMFYNIYNLIRQDKNATIIFIDLNNFGYINKTYGHIAGDRILKSISDILKSNLGSNCYLCRYGGDEFAIVAPYSIKESKPFAEKVTKAIKAYPFLENIPVSVSIGITGWKRQENKGQNISETLINKLVNRASLASTKAKKDGNNPIIIEYVDINEIA from the coding sequence ATGAAAGTTAATATATTAAATGGAGTTAGAAGAATTCAAGAAATTTTTCAAGAGGATAATATTGAATGCTTTATTGCCTATGCAAAAAAGACACTCACTGGCATTCTTACAAAAAAAGAATTAATAGGCGCACATCCAAATAGAATAATTGCCGACGTTATGTCGGATAAATATATATGCGTTGATTGTAATATATACATATGGGAAATTAAAGAGATATTTAGTAGAAATAGGGATATTCAGGTTTTACTTGTAGAAAAAGAAGAGGAGATTATAGGCTATGTCACAAGGACAATCTTAAATGTTGAACTAGGTCAATACATTGATTCCCTTACTGATTTATATAAAAGCGATTATATGTTTTACAATATCTATAATCTAATAAGACAGGACAAAAATGCTACAATAATTTTTATAGATTTGAATAACTTTGGTTACATAAATAAAACCTATGGACATATCGCCGGGGATAGAATACTCAAAAGTATATCAGATATATTAAAAAGTAATCTTGGGTCAAACTGTTATTTATGCAGATATGGTGGAGATGAATTTGCTATAGTAGCTCCTTATAGTATAAAAGAGAGTAAACCATTTGCTGAAAAGGTTACAAAGGCTATCAAGGCATATCCTTTTTTAGAGAACATACCCGTTTCAGTATCCATAGGCATTACTGGATGGAAGAGACAAGAGAACAAAGGACAAAATATATCAGAAACATTGATCAATAAATTGGTGAATCGTGCAAGTTTAGCATCTACAAAGGCAAAAAAAGATGGTAACAACCCCATTATTATTGAATATGTGGATATAAATGAAATTGCATAG
- a CDS encoding sensor histidine kinase produces the protein MKWIKRIYDCFDAYKLWFIILIVTDILFSFLAWLAYPDTFMVLVGLMIVFTLAMIVLSLFIMVRKQEGIEDALQDFLLEPNETKEEILCRLSPKTDRSHIRRIGSVIRSYQSKLNDQVIELADYENYIEGWVHEMKKPLSLMTLVLDNRSDEMSPLVRQRMFHVKDQMLGDVERILYFARLGAVHKDYIFEPISLLAFCKETMEKHKTLLDEAAFHIQFIGEEMKILSDPKGLAFIVEQIIANTTKYVEGNQDDAILKFETVYDEGRDQIILHISDNGPGVSQEDLPFIFDKGFTGRKGSYTRQATGMGLFLVRKMAYDLAIQVDAKSQLGSGLTISLMFPNVKH, from the coding sequence ATGAAATGGATAAAGCGAATCTATGACTGTTTTGATGCTTATAAATTATGGTTCATCATTTTGATTGTTACGGATATTCTGTTTAGCTTTCTCGCTTGGTTAGCCTATCCGGATACATTTATGGTTTTAGTAGGATTAATGATTGTGTTTACTCTGGCAATGATAGTCTTGTCTTTATTCATTATGGTTAGAAAGCAAGAAGGAATAGAAGATGCCCTTCAGGATTTTCTGTTAGAACCCAATGAAACCAAGGAAGAAATATTGTGTAGGCTATCTCCTAAGACAGATCGGTCGCATATTCGTAGAATAGGCAGTGTCATAAGATCCTATCAGTCCAAACTTAATGATCAAGTCATTGAGCTCGCCGATTATGAAAATTATATAGAAGGATGGGTTCATGAAATGAAAAAGCCTTTGTCATTGATGACATTGGTATTAGATAACCGCAGTGACGAAATGTCTCCCCTTGTCAGGCAGCGTATGTTTCATGTCAAAGATCAAATGCTTGGAGATGTAGAGCGAATTTTGTATTTTGCAAGACTTGGGGCTGTTCATAAAGATTATATTTTTGAGCCAATAAGCCTATTAGCATTTTGTAAAGAGACAATGGAGAAGCATAAAACCTTATTGGATGAAGCGGCTTTTCATATACAGTTTATAGGGGAGGAAATGAAGATTTTATCTGACCCCAAGGGATTGGCTTTTATAGTAGAACAAATCATCGCCAATACTACAAAATACGTTGAAGGGAATCAGGATGATGCAATTCTAAAATTTGAAACGGTTTATGATGAAGGGCGTGATCAAATCATTTTGCACATTAGTGATAATGGACCTGGGGTATCTCAAGAGGATTTACCATTTATTTTTGATAAGGGATTTACAGGAAGGAAAGGTAGTTATACAAGACAAGCAACGGGTATGGGACTCTTTTTAGTGAGGAAAATGGCTTATGATTTAGCCATTCAAGTGGATGCAAAATCACAACTTGGTTCAGGTTTGACCATATCCTTAATGTTTCCAAATGTGAAACATTAA
- a CDS encoding response regulator transcription factor — protein sequence MERGGEVIRITIVEDDSLMREELVDILQKAGFEVAAITDFHNIVPQIVTLAPDLVLLDINLPEQSGFEICKSLKSQGIGPILILTSRDKLQDELHGLHLGADDYLTKPCNRDRLLARIQNLLRRFEGQPELVDGGSFLLDPNTFTLYKGSQSLLLSANEGRILLALVQRRPEIVSKSTLSELLWGTDQYIDENALQVNLTRLRKTLSQLNLDNQIETIRGQGYRLRGQRKT from the coding sequence ATGGAAAGAGGTGGCGAAGTGATTAGGATTACAATTGTTGAAGATGATTCATTGATGAGAGAAGAGTTAGTGGATATATTGCAGAAGGCAGGGTTTGAAGTGGCGGCAATTACAGATTTTCATAATATCGTTCCTCAAATAGTCACTTTGGCACCAGATTTAGTTTTGTTAGACATCAATTTACCAGAACAATCAGGCTTTGAAATTTGCAAAAGTCTAAAATCCCAAGGAATTGGTCCAATATTGATTCTTACATCTAGAGATAAGCTGCAGGATGAATTACATGGACTCCATTTGGGTGCAGATGATTATCTCACCAAACCATGTAATCGAGATAGATTATTAGCACGTATTCAAAACCTGCTAAGAAGATTTGAAGGGCAACCAGAGCTAGTAGATGGTGGCAGTTTTTTATTAGACCCAAATACCTTTACCTTATATAAGGGATCCCAATCCTTGTTGTTATCAGCTAATGAGGGAAGAATTTTATTGGCTTTAGTGCAGCGTAGACCTGAGATTGTATCCAAGTCGACATTGAGTGAACTTTTATGGGGAACAGACCAATATATAGATGAAAATGCACTTCAAGTCAATCTGACTCGTTTACGAAAAACATTGTCTCAATTAAACTTGGACAATCAAATTGAGACAATTAGGGGTCAGGGATACCGACTTAGGGGGCAGAGAAAAACATGA
- a CDS encoding FtsX-like permease family protein, whose protein sequence is MFSSLIYRNAKRSRKENLIYFATLVTAIASFYIILSLGRQDIILFLKEFESDAIDKLLAQMPIVYLFALFLLFFLVLFANGYQLNRRSKEFGLYLMLGMSKKRLVLQLLAEGLITSIFALIGGVLIGGFLAEIISLTVSKLVGQGIIGHQMSLSISAIFFTIIGFLFIQFIALFMLGGRLFNQEVHQLLYEQMDKKQDMGNFKGNILNLFVGSALLGVAYWIVLYHFMDFGGMLLFGALALGSLGTIFFMRGFGKLLGLLTSLSKRKATKGLHTFTLRQFQENVANKSTSVAITSILITLSIILLADGASTFMSLESATTRSSSLYDFTVNGEDQKVEQFLTSEKMVSYVEDLNLLEIGNMKVRDERGEDDFPLSLVDWSELREQIIMALPSNFKKQVLSGELQNYSISSENPEAVNLFGVLEIDAAIAPYVIPESSYDGLLEAIGEKPLNLHSDEIALYFNPNFVPMDNLESMPVLDGILEKAAQKGQSLMSINDQPIYIRSSTPMRGLVADRSLEIHSAFILPDSMFEQLVNRETYASYWNFRIPQKLQEQQGLMVPMMEARDLLTSSGFQFESYLQNFGRQLFYVVAGSYTLLYIGFLFLIIACTVLALQFLTQMKQTGERYITLSMLGAKRNQMKKSMHRQVLLTFLLPMSLACVSGAVGIRGMISFVMIHIEENALLYPIALAFVGIIILIFVIYGVAVARSADHEIDKLRWKPNID, encoded by the coding sequence ATGTTCTCTAGTCTAATCTATCGTAATGCCAAACGCAGTCGTAAGGAGAATTTAATCTATTTTGCAACCCTTGTAACCGCAATAGCATCCTTTTATATCATTCTTTCACTTGGTCGGCAAGACATTATATTATTCTTAAAGGAGTTTGAAAGTGATGCTATTGACAAACTTTTAGCTCAAATGCCCATTGTATATCTATTTGCTTTATTTCTATTGTTTTTTTTAGTTTTGTTTGCTAATGGATATCAATTAAATCGAAGGAGTAAAGAGTTTGGACTGTATCTCATGCTGGGAATGAGCAAAAAACGTCTTGTTCTGCAACTCTTGGCAGAGGGGTTGATTACTTCTATCTTTGCCCTCATTGGAGGTGTCTTAATAGGAGGATTTTTGGCTGAAATCATCAGCCTAACAGTTTCTAAATTGGTGGGGCAGGGCATCATTGGGCATCAAATGAGTTTGTCCATCAGTGCGATTTTCTTTACCATCATTGGTTTTTTATTTATCCAGTTTATTGCATTATTCATGCTTGGGGGGAGATTATTTAATCAAGAGGTCCATCAATTACTTTATGAGCAAATGGATAAGAAACAAGATATGGGAAATTTTAAAGGCAATATACTGAATCTATTTGTAGGTTCTGCTTTACTAGGTGTTGCCTATTGGATTGTTTTATATCATTTTATGGATTTTGGTGGAATGCTTTTGTTTGGGGCATTGGCTCTGGGAAGTTTAGGAACCATCTTCTTTATGAGGGGATTTGGAAAATTACTGGGCCTACTCACAAGTTTGTCTAAGCGTAAAGCTACCAAAGGGCTACACACCTTCACATTAAGGCAGTTTCAAGAGAATGTAGCCAATAAATCTACTTCTGTTGCGATAACATCCATTCTCATCACCTTGTCTATCATTTTGCTGGCAGATGGTGCTTCAACTTTTATGAGTTTGGAAAGTGCGACTACAAGGAGTTCCTCCTTATATGATTTTACAGTTAATGGGGAGGATCAAAAGGTTGAGCAATTTCTTACTTCAGAAAAAATGGTCTCCTATGTAGAAGACTTAAACCTTTTGGAAATTGGAAATATGAAAGTTCGGGATGAACGAGGGGAAGACGATTTTCCTTTATCCTTGGTAGACTGGTCTGAATTAAGAGAGCAAATTATTATGGCTTTGCCAAGCAACTTTAAAAAGCAAGTTTTATCTGGCGAACTGCAAAACTATTCCATCAGTTCAGAAAACCCTGAAGCAGTTAATTTGTTTGGGGTACTAGAGATTGATGCAGCCATAGCACCTTACGTCATTCCTGAATCATCTTATGATGGACTTTTAGAAGCCATAGGAGAAAAACCGTTGAACCTACATTCCGATGAAATTGCTTTATACTTTAATCCGAATTTTGTGCCTATGGATAATCTGGAAAGTATGCCTGTGCTAGATGGTATTCTTGAAAAGGCGGCACAAAAGGGTCAAAGTTTAATGAGCATTAATGATCAACCCATATATATACGCTCATCAACTCCAATGAGAGGATTGGTAGCAGACCGTTCACTAGAAATTCATTCAGCATTTATCCTTCCGGATTCAATGTTTGAACAACTAGTAAATAGGGAAACCTATGCATCCTATTGGAATTTTCGCATTCCCCAAAAATTGCAAGAGCAACAAGGTTTAATGGTTCCCATGATGGAGGCTAGGGATTTATTAACCTCTTCAGGTTTCCAGTTTGAAAGTTATTTACAAAACTTTGGACGACAACTTTTCTATGTTGTTGCTGGAAGTTATACCTTACTCTATATAGGATTCTTATTCTTGATCATTGCCTGTACAGTATTAGCTTTACAATTTTTGACGCAGATGAAGCAGACCGGTGAGCGTTATATAACACTTTCCATGTTGGGGGCAAAACGTAATCAAATGAAAAAATCCATGCATAGACAGGTGCTCTTGACCTTTTTATTGCCTATGTCTCTGGCATGCGTCAGTGGAGCTGTTGGCATAAGGGGGATGATTTCTTTTGTTATGATTCACATCGAAGAAAATGCATTATTGTATCCTATTGCCCTTGCCTTTGTTGGGATCATTATTTTGATTTTTGTGATTTATGGAGTAGCAGTTGCCCGTTCAGCGGATCATGAGATCGATAAACTCCGTTGGAAACCAAATATAGATTAA
- a CDS encoding ABC transporter ATP-binding protein: MFRQEKLLEVHNLQKNYGKKNNITKALKGVSFDIFPGEFLGIMGPSGSGKTTLLNCIATIIKPTSGRVLLNGKNISAFDSKDLADYRGSRIGYLFQDFALLDNLTGQENILLPLSIHGMDFAKARTKLDELAGFLEIADILNKFPAQMSGGQKQRVAAARSLISEPDIVLADEPTGALDTRSARILMNKLTAINHERGRTILMVSHDPNATSFCSRILFIQDGVIFHELRRQQDESRQKFYERIMQLMAQLGGGSANVL; the protein is encoded by the coding sequence ATGTTCAGACAAGAAAAATTATTAGAAGTCCACAATTTACAAAAAAACTATGGCAAGAAAAACAATATAACAAAAGCTTTAAAAGGTGTTAGCTTTGATATTTTCCCAGGAGAATTCTTGGGAATAATGGGACCAAGTGGTTCGGGTAAGACTACATTATTAAATTGCATCGCAACCATTATAAAGCCAACATCTGGGCGTGTGCTTTTAAATGGGAAAAATATTAGTGCTTTTGATAGCAAGGATTTAGCGGACTATCGGGGGAGTCGAATTGGATATTTGTTTCAAGACTTTGCATTGCTGGATAATTTAACTGGCCAAGAAAATATACTATTACCCCTATCTATTCATGGGATGGATTTTGCAAAAGCACGGACTAAGTTAGATGAATTAGCAGGTTTTTTAGAAATCGCGGATATTCTTAATAAATTTCCAGCTCAAATGTCTGGCGGACAAAAACAGCGGGTAGCCGCTGCCCGTAGTTTAATCTCTGAGCCCGATATTGTTTTGGCAGATGAACCGACAGGCGCATTAGACACACGTTCTGCAAGAATTTTAATGAATAAGTTGACAGCGATTAATCATGAAAGGGGAAGAACCATTCTGATGGTAAGCCATGATCCCAATGCTACCAGTTTTTGTTCTAGAATTCTTTTTATACAAGATGGTGTTATATTTCATGAATTACGTCGCCAACAGGATGAGTCCCGTCAAAAATTCTATGAGAGGATAATGCAATTGATGGCTCAGCTTGGAGGAGGTAGTGCGAATGTTCTCTAG